One window of Methylococcus sp. EFPC2 genomic DNA carries:
- the pheA gene encoding prephenate dehydratase, whose translation MNNNHGGSELPTLAELRAQIDALDDQILALVNRRARCAQQVAETKVSDGEVDCFYRPEREAEVLRRIAGQNPGPLPNEAAVRLFREIMSACLALEKPLRVAFLGPAGTFTQQAAYKHFGHAVQTHPLPAIDEIFRAVESGACQFGVVPVENSTEGVITHTLDSFLRSPLLIAGEVVLRIHHNLMSRDGDIKAIGRVFSHQQSLAQCRNWLDRNLPGVERVAVSSNAEAARLAVETPGSAAIAGEVAAELYGLDILERNIEDEPDNTTRFLIIGRSAVGPSGSDKTSLLVSTRNFPGALHQALEPFARFRISMSKIESRPSRRGTWDYVFFIDVEGHREDADLAEALKALEQSVALVKILGSYPRAL comes from the coding sequence ATGAACAACAATCACGGCGGCTCGGAACTGCCAACGCTTGCGGAGTTGCGCGCGCAGATCGATGCGCTGGACGATCAAATCCTGGCGCTGGTGAACCGGCGTGCCCGTTGCGCCCAGCAGGTGGCCGAGACCAAGGTGTCGGACGGCGAAGTGGATTGTTTTTACCGGCCGGAGCGCGAAGCCGAGGTACTGCGCCGCATCGCCGGGCAGAATCCCGGTCCCTTGCCGAACGAGGCGGCGGTGCGTTTGTTCAGGGAGATCATGTCCGCCTGCCTGGCCTTGGAAAAACCGCTCCGCGTGGCATTTCTCGGCCCGGCGGGCACTTTCACCCAGCAGGCCGCCTACAAACACTTCGGTCACGCCGTGCAGACCCATCCCTTGCCGGCGATAGACGAAATATTCCGCGCGGTCGAGAGCGGTGCCTGTCAGTTCGGCGTGGTGCCGGTGGAGAATTCCACCGAGGGCGTGATCACTCACACGCTGGACAGCTTCCTGCGCTCGCCGCTGCTGATCGCGGGTGAAGTGGTGCTGCGCATCCATCACAACCTGATGAGCAGGGATGGCGATATCAAGGCCATAGGCCGCGTTTTTTCCCACCAGCAGTCCCTGGCCCAGTGCCGCAACTGGCTGGACCGTAATTTACCCGGCGTCGAGCGTGTCGCCGTCAGCAGTAATGCCGAGGCCGCCCGCCTGGCGGTGGAAACGCCGGGCAGTGCGGCCATCGCGGGCGAGGTCGCGGCCGAACTGTATGGTTTGGACATCCTCGAACGCAATATCGAGGACGAGCCCGACAACACCACCCGTTTCCTGATCATAGGCCGCAGCGCGGTCGGGCCTTCGGGTTCCGACAAGACCTCGCTCTTGGTGTCGACCCGTAATTTTCCGGGTGCCTTGCATCAAGCCCTGGAGCCGTTCGCCCGCTTTCGCATCAGCATGAGCAAGATCGAATCCCGGCCGTCGCGGCGCGGCACCTGGGATTACGTCTTTTTCATCGACGTCGAGGGCCACCGCGAGGACGCGGATTTGGCCGAGGCTTTAAAGGCCTTGGAACAAAGCGTCGCGCTGGTAAAAATACTCGGGTCCTATCCGCGGGCGCTCTAG
- the serC gene encoding 3-phosphoserine/phosphohydroxythreonine transaminase: MSRVFNFSAGPSMLPEPVLARARDEFLDYRGTGMSVMEMSHRSEVYTAIAQKAEADLRELLGVPSHYKVLFLQGGASGQFAGIPMNLLRGKASAVYVDTGIWSDKAIAEARRYGEVRVAASSKDNGYTKLIPRGEWQVDGDAAYLHYTSNETINGVEFHDVPDDGGLPLVCDMSSNILSRPVDVSRYGLIYAGAQKNMGPAGLVLVIVREDLIGHALPGTPSILDYKQQAEHHSMLNTPPTYPWYLLGLVLEWLKEQGSLADMERRNLRKAEKLYAAIDASGFYSNPIDLNCRSRMNVPFRLRSAELEKVFAKEAAAAGLVNLEGHRSVGGLRASIYNAMPEAGVDALIDFMAGFEHKYG; this comes from the coding sequence ATGTCCAGAGTTTTTAACTTCAGCGCCGGACCTTCCATGCTGCCCGAGCCGGTCTTGGCGCGCGCGCGGGACGAGTTCCTCGATTATCGCGGCACCGGCATGTCGGTCATGGAAATGAGCCACCGCAGCGAGGTCTATACGGCTATCGCGCAAAAGGCCGAGGCCGATCTGCGCGAATTGCTGGGCGTTCCCTCCCACTATAAGGTGCTGTTCCTGCAAGGCGGAGCGAGCGGGCAGTTCGCCGGAATACCGATGAACCTGCTGCGCGGCAAGGCATCGGCCGTCTATGTCGATACGGGCATCTGGTCGGACAAGGCGATAGCTGAGGCCAGACGCTACGGCGAGGTGCGGGTGGCCGCCAGTTCGAAGGACAATGGCTATACGAAGCTAATCCCCCGCGGGGAATGGCAAGTCGATGGGGACGCCGCTTATCTGCATTACACCTCCAACGAGACCATCAACGGCGTGGAGTTCCACGACGTTCCCGACGACGGCGGTTTGCCGCTGGTCTGCGACATGTCGTCCAACATCCTTTCGCGTCCCGTCGACGTCAGCCGCTACGGCCTGATCTATGCCGGGGCGCAGAAAAACATGGGGCCGGCCGGCCTGGTCCTGGTCATCGTGCGGGAGGATCTGATCGGTCACGCCTTGCCGGGCACGCCTTCCATACTCGATTACAAGCAGCAGGCGGAGCATCATTCCATGCTTAATACACCGCCGACCTATCCCTGGTATCTCCTGGGGCTGGTGCTGGAATGGCTGAAAGAACAGGGCAGCCTGGCCGACATGGAACGGCGCAATCTCCGCAAGGCCGAGAAGCTTTATGCCGCCATCGACGCTTCGGGTTTCTATTCCAACCCCATCGATTTGAACTGCCGCTCGCGCATGAACGTGCCGTTCCGCTTGCGTTCCGCCGAGTTGGAAAAAGTATTCGCCAAGGAGGCCGCGGCGGCTGGTTTGGTAAACCTGGAAGGCCACCGTTCGGTGGGCGGTCTGCGCGCCAGCATATACAACGCCATGCCGGAAGCCGGCGTGGACGCGCTGATCGACTTTATGGCGGGGTTCGAGCACAAATATGGGTAA
- the gyrA gene encoding DNA gyrase subunit A gives MSSFAKEIIPVNLEDEMKQSYLDYAMSVIVGRALPDARDGLKPVHRRVLYAMQELGNDWNKAYKKSARVVGDVIGKYHPHGDTAVYDTIVRMAQPFSLRYMLVDGQGNFGSVDGDPPAAMRYTEVRMARIAHELLADLDKETVDFVPNYDESEKEPSVLPTRIPNLLVNGSAGIAVGMATNIPPHNLTEVVNACLALIENPDTSIHELMQYIPGPDFPTAGIINGAAGIREAYLTGRGRIYLRARCEFEGEEGSRQSIIVNELPYQVNKARLLEKIAELVKEGKLEGISGLRDESDKDGMRMVIELKRGEMPEVVLNNLYQQTQMQSVFGMNMVALLDGRPRCMNLKELLDAFIDHRREVVTRRTLFELRKARERTHILEGLAVALANIDEIIALIKASPSPAEAKEGLLGRVWRSGVVSELLARAEDALRSRPEDLDAIYGLSEEGYRLSPVQAQAILDLRLHRLTGLEQDKIIAEYRELLAQIDALLEILGSDVRLMEVIRDELVAVRDQYGDKRRSEIIQNRLDLSAADLITEEDMVVTVSHEGYVKSQPLSDYRAQRRGGRGKQAAATKEEDYIEKLVVANTHDTILCFSSTGKVYWLKVYDLPVASRTARGRPFVNLLPLEEGEKINAILPVREFDESHYIFMATASGTVKKVVLSEFERPRSLGKNAIELRDDDRLVNVAITNGEQQVMLFSSDGKAVCFEETDVRPMGRGAAGVRGMTLGEGQKIIALIISAEGTVLNITENGYGKRTRLDEFPRHKRGGQGVIAIQTSARNGQVVAATLVEESDEIMLITDAGTLVRTRVAEIRELGRNTQGVTVIKLSPGERVVGVDRIANLPGGEDEGNGAEEESADEPGETE, from the coding sequence ATGTCCTCTTTCGCCAAAGAAATCATCCCGGTCAATCTCGAAGACGAAATGAAGCAGTCCTATCTCGATTACGCCATGAGCGTGATCGTGGGACGTGCTTTGCCGGATGCCCGCGATGGCTTGAAGCCGGTGCATAGGCGCGTGTTGTACGCGATGCAGGAGCTGGGCAACGACTGGAACAAGGCCTACAAGAAGTCGGCGCGCGTGGTCGGTGACGTGATCGGTAAATACCATCCGCACGGCGACACGGCGGTGTACGACACCATCGTGCGCATGGCCCAGCCTTTTTCCTTGCGCTACATGCTGGTCGACGGGCAGGGCAACTTCGGCTCGGTGGACGGCGACCCGCCGGCGGCGATGCGTTACACCGAAGTCCGCATGGCGCGCATCGCCCACGAGCTGCTGGCCGACCTGGACAAGGAAACGGTCGATTTCGTACCCAACTACGACGAATCGGAAAAAGAGCCGTCGGTATTGCCGACCCGCATCCCCAATCTGCTGGTCAACGGCTCGGCCGGCATCGCGGTGGGCATGGCGACCAACATCCCGCCGCACAATCTGACCGAGGTCGTCAACGCCTGTCTGGCGCTCATCGAAAATCCGGATACCAGCATCCACGAGCTGATGCAGTATATCCCGGGCCCCGATTTTCCCACCGCCGGCATCATCAACGGTGCCGCCGGCATACGCGAGGCCTATCTCACCGGGCGAGGCCGCATCTATCTGCGTGCCCGCTGCGAATTCGAAGGCGAGGAAGGTAGCCGGCAGAGCATCATCGTCAACGAACTGCCCTACCAGGTGAACAAGGCGCGGCTGCTGGAGAAGATCGCCGAGCTGGTGAAAGAGGGCAAGCTGGAGGGCATTTCCGGTCTGCGCGATGAGTCCGACAAGGACGGCATGCGCATGGTGATCGAGCTGAAACGTGGCGAAATGCCCGAAGTAGTGCTCAACAATCTGTATCAGCAAACCCAGATGCAGAGCGTGTTCGGCATGAACATGGTGGCGCTGCTCGATGGCCGCCCGCGCTGCATGAATTTGAAGGAATTGCTGGACGCTTTCATCGACCACAGGCGCGAAGTGGTCACGCGTCGCACGCTGTTCGAGCTGCGCAAGGCCCGCGAACGCACCCACATCCTGGAAGGCTTGGCGGTCGCGCTGGCCAACATCGATGAAATCATCGCGCTGATCAAGGCTTCGCCCAGCCCGGCCGAGGCCAAGGAAGGCCTGCTGGGCCGGGTCTGGCGCTCGGGTGTGGTTTCCGAACTGCTGGCACGCGCCGAAGACGCCCTCCGTTCGCGGCCGGAAGACCTGGATGCCATCTACGGCTTGAGCGAGGAAGGCTACCGCCTGTCGCCCGTCCAGGCCCAGGCCATCCTCGACTTGCGCCTACACCGCCTGACCGGCCTGGAGCAGGACAAGATCATCGCCGAATACCGCGAGCTCCTGGCCCAGATCGACGCATTGCTGGAAATCCTCGGCAGCGACGTGCGCCTGATGGAAGTGATCCGCGACGAGCTGGTCGCCGTGCGCGACCAGTACGGCGACAAACGCCGTTCGGAGATCATCCAGAACCGGCTCGATCTGTCGGCCGCCGACCTCATCACCGAGGAAGACATGGTGGTGACGGTCTCGCATGAAGGCTACGTCAAGTCCCAGCCGCTGTCCGACTACCGGGCGCAGCGGCGTGGCGGGCGCGGCAAACAGGCGGCGGCGACCAAGGAAGAGGATTACATCGAGAAGCTGGTGGTCGCCAACACCCACGACACCATCCTGTGTTTCTCCAGCACCGGCAAGGTCTACTGGCTCAAGGTCTACGATCTGCCGGTGGCCAGCCGCACCGCCCGCGGCCGGCCTTTCGTCAACCTGCTGCCGCTGGAAGAGGGCGAAAAGATCAATGCCATCCTGCCGGTGCGGGAGTTCGACGAGAGCCACTACATCTTCATGGCCACCGCCTCCGGTACGGTCAAGAAAGTCGTGCTCAGCGAATTCGAGCGGCCGCGCAGCCTGGGTAAGAACGCCATCGAACTGCGCGACGACGACCGCCTGGTCAATGTCGCCATCACCAACGGCGAGCAGCAGGTGATGCTGTTCAGTAGCGACGGCAAGGCGGTCTGCTTCGAGGAGACCGACGTCCGCCCCATGGGGCGCGGCGCGGCCGGTGTGCGCGGCATGACGCTGGGCGAGGGGCAGAAAATCATCGCGCTGATCATCTCCGCCGAGGGTACGGTGCTCAACATCACCGAGAACGGCTACGGCAAGCGCACACGGCTGGACGAGTTCCCCCGCCACAAGCGTGGCGGACAGGGCGTCATCGCCATCCAGACCTCGGCCCGCAACGGCCAGGTGGTGGCCGCGACCCTGGTGGAGGAGAGCGACGAAATCATGCTCATCACCGACGCCGGCACCCTGGTGCGCACCCGCGTCGCGGAGATCCGCGAACTGGGGCGCAACACCCAGGGCGTAACCGTGATCAAGCTGAGTCCGGGCGAGCGTGTGGTCGGCGTGGATCGCATCGCCAATCTGCCGGGCGGCGAGGATGAGGGCAACGGTGCCGAAGAGGAATCGGCCGACGAGCCCGGCGAAACCGAATAG
- a CDS encoding aminotransferase class V-fold PLP-dependent enzyme, whose amino-acid sequence MPGLLPSVDPDGLLEYSVVYTDRATNHMSNVFQETLRDISRILKTVYHAHSAIVVPGSGTFGMEAVARQFATDKKCLVIRNGWFSYRWTQIFEMGGIPSQSTVLQARPVEPGPQPAYAPPPIEEVVASIAHEKPDFVFAPHVETSSGMILPDGYLRAVADAVHAVGGLFVLDCIASGTVWVDMEEAGIDILISAPQKGWSAPPCCGLVMLNRTARERIDATSSTSFAADLKKWLQIIETYEQGGHAYHATLPTDALRALREVMREAETYGFAKLRDQQLELGRRVRALLAERGIKSVAAEGYGAPGVVVSYTNDDAVKTGRKFADVGLQIAAGVPLQCGEGEDFKTFRLGLFGLDKLQNIDRTVASLADALDRIDNF is encoded by the coding sequence GTGCCCGGACTTTTACCCAGCGTCGATCCCGATGGCCTGTTGGAATACTCGGTGGTCTACACAGACCGCGCGACCAACCACATGTCGAACGTGTTTCAGGAAACCCTGCGCGACATCTCGCGCATACTGAAGACCGTTTACCACGCCCACAGCGCCATCGTCGTACCCGGCTCCGGCACTTTCGGCATGGAGGCCGTGGCACGCCAGTTCGCCACCGACAAGAAATGCCTGGTCATCCGCAACGGCTGGTTCAGCTATCGCTGGACGCAAATCTTCGAGATGGGGGGCATCCCCTCGCAGTCCACCGTGCTCCAGGCGCGCCCCGTCGAACCCGGTCCGCAGCCGGCCTATGCGCCGCCGCCGATCGAAGAGGTGGTTGCCAGCATCGCCCATGAAAAGCCGGATTTCGTATTTGCCCCGCACGTCGAAACCTCATCCGGCATGATCTTGCCTGACGGCTACCTGCGCGCCGTGGCCGATGCGGTGCATGCCGTCGGCGGACTGTTCGTGCTCGACTGCATCGCCTCCGGCACGGTCTGGGTCGACATGGAAGAGGCCGGTATCGACATCCTCATCAGCGCCCCGCAGAAAGGCTGGAGCGCCCCACCCTGCTGCGGGCTGGTGATGCTGAACCGGACGGCGCGCGAGCGCATCGATGCCACCTCCAGCACCAGCTTCGCCGCCGATCTGAAGAAATGGCTGCAAATCATCGAAACCTACGAACAGGGTGGACATGCCTACCACGCCACGCTGCCGACCGACGCCCTGCGTGCTTTGCGCGAGGTCATGCGCGAAGCCGAGACCTACGGCTTCGCCAAACTGCGCGACCAGCAACTGGAACTCGGCCGCCGCGTGCGTGCGCTGCTGGCCGAACGCGGCATCAAATCGGTGGCCGCCGAGGGCTACGGCGCACCGGGCGTGGTGGTGAGCTACACCAACGATGACGCCGTCAAGACCGGCAGGAAGTTCGCCGACGTCGGCCTGCAAATCGCCGCCGGCGTCCCGCTGCAATGCGGCGAAGGCGAAGATTTCAAAACTTTCCGCCTGGGCCTGTTCGGCCTCGACAAGCTGCAAAATATCGACCGCACGGTGGCCAGCCTGGCCGATGCACTGGATCGGATAGACAACTTCTAA
- the ispG gene encoding flavodoxin-dependent (E)-4-hydroxy-3-methylbut-2-enyl-diphosphate synthase, producing the protein MKRRNTVGVKVGHVQIGGGAPVVVQSMTNTDTADVESTVKQVYELARAGSELVRLTVDREEAAEAVPRIREALDKKDCNVPLIGDFHFNGHKLLDKYPDCAQALAKYRINPGNVGRGSKRDPQFAQMIEFAIRYQKPVRIGVNWGSLDQSVLARLLDENAQLAEPRPLPEVMREAVITSALESADKAVELGLPKDRIVLSCKMSGVQELISVYESMSARTDFALHLGLTEAGMGSKGIVASTAALSVLLNQGIGDTIRISLTPEPGADRSLEVIVAQEILQTLGIRSFTPMVISCPGCGRTTSDYFQKLAQQIQSHLRHQMPVWKKKYQGVEDMHVAVMGCVVNGPGESKNANIGISLPGTGEQPVAPVFEDGVKTVTLKGERIAEEFQELVERYVESHYGQQQA; encoded by the coding sequence ATGAAGCGTAGAAACACGGTCGGCGTCAAGGTTGGCCATGTCCAGATCGGCGGCGGTGCGCCTGTCGTCGTCCAGTCCATGACCAACACCGATACCGCCGATGTCGAAAGCACGGTCAAGCAGGTTTATGAACTGGCCCGGGCCGGCTCCGAACTGGTGCGCCTCACGGTGGACCGCGAGGAAGCCGCCGAGGCCGTGCCGCGGATCCGCGAGGCGCTGGACAAGAAGGACTGCAACGTTCCGCTCATCGGCGACTTCCATTTTAATGGCCACAAGCTGCTGGATAAATATCCGGATTGCGCCCAGGCCCTGGCCAAGTACCGCATCAACCCGGGCAACGTCGGGCGCGGTTCCAAGCGCGATCCGCAGTTCGCCCAAATGATCGAGTTCGCTATACGCTACCAGAAGCCGGTTCGCATCGGTGTCAACTGGGGCAGCCTGGACCAGTCCGTGCTTGCGCGTCTCCTGGACGAAAACGCGCAACTGGCCGAGCCGAGACCGCTGCCGGAAGTGATGCGCGAGGCGGTTATCACCTCCGCGCTGGAAAGCGCCGACAAGGCCGTGGAACTGGGCCTGCCGAAAGACCGCATCGTGCTCTCGTGCAAGATGAGCGGCGTGCAGGAGCTGATCTCCGTTTACGAATCCATGTCCGCCCGTACCGATTTCGCCCTGCACCTGGGCCTGACGGAAGCCGGCATGGGTTCCAAGGGCATCGTGGCGTCGACCGCAGCCTTGTCGGTGCTCCTGAATCAGGGCATAGGCGACACCATCCGGATTTCCCTCACGCCGGAACCGGGCGCGGACCGCAGCCTGGAAGTCATCGTCGCCCAGGAAATCCTGCAAACGCTGGGCATACGCTCGTTTACGCCCATGGTCATCTCCTGTCCCGGTTGCGGGCGGACCACCAGCGATTATTTCCAGAAGCTGGCCCAGCAGATCCAGAGCCATCTGCGCCATCAGATGCCGGTATGGAAGAAGAAATACCAGGGCGTGGAAGACATGCACGTCGCCGTCATGGGCTGTGTGGTCAACGGTCCCGGCGAAAGCAAGAACGCCAACATCGGCATCTCCCTGCCCGGTACCGGCGAACAGCCGGTGGCCCCGGTCTTCGAAGACGGCGTCAAAACCGTGACCCTGAAGGGCGAGCGCATCGCCGAGGAGTTCCAGGAACTGGTCGAACGCTACGTCGAGTCGCATTACGGACAGCAGCAGGCCTGA
- a CDS encoding metallophosphoesterase, giving the protein MDKWKVFSRDDGSVRIQYFSDVHLEFGGLEVEQTDADVIIAAGDIGLGLQGLEWLKTLGRPVIYVAGNHEFYSHEYYSTVEALRRASSGSKVRYLERESMILGEVRFLGCTLWTELGGEENDRLEELLTSVNDFRKIRYQQGVLNFAQYAMLHRESRRWLVNELEQPFDGKTVVVTHHAPTPWSWHDNPNNIKRYAYCNDLKELFHTYEISAWFHGHTHVVSDYRCAGARILCNPRGYYPSALVSEFTTSRVVDI; this is encoded by the coding sequence ATGGATAAATGGAAAGTCTTCTCGCGTGACGACGGCAGCGTGCGCATCCAATATTTCTCCGATGTGCACCTGGAATTCGGCGGGCTGGAAGTCGAACAAACCGACGCCGACGTCATCATCGCGGCCGGCGACATCGGGCTGGGCCTGCAGGGTCTGGAATGGCTGAAAACGCTGGGGCGGCCGGTGATTTACGTGGCCGGCAATCACGAGTTTTACAGCCACGAATATTACTCCACGGTGGAAGCCCTGCGTCGCGCCAGTAGCGGCAGCAAGGTACGTTATCTGGAGCGTGAGAGCATGATACTGGGCGAGGTACGCTTCCTGGGCTGCACCTTGTGGACCGAATTGGGCGGGGAAGAAAACGATAGATTGGAAGAACTGCTGACCTCGGTCAACGATTTCCGCAAGATCCGTTATCAGCAAGGCGTGCTCAACTTCGCGCAGTACGCGATGCTGCACCGCGAATCGCGGCGCTGGTTGGTCAATGAGCTGGAACAGCCTTTCGACGGCAAGACGGTTGTGGTGACCCACCATGCCCCCACGCCCTGGAGCTGGCACGACAACCCCAACAACATCAAACGTTACGCCTATTGCAACGACCTCAAGGAGCTATTCCACACCTACGAGATCTCCGCCTGGTTCCACGGCCACACGCATGTGGTGTCCGATTACCGTTGCGCGGGCGCGAGGATCTTGTGCAACCCGCGCGGTTATTATCCATCCGCCCTGGTTTCCGAATTCACCACCAGTCGGGTGGTCGATATCTGA
- a CDS encoding DUF502 domain-containing protein codes for MLQHIKQLSEYFLIGVLAILPIVIVIEVVLLLKDLIAGTFFSVYGYVDSYLFTSILFAVIVVALSYIGYSLVQRRRSIIISTADLLVEKIPLINTIYRVSKKVIAMFSGGGEGNKREVVYIEYPKNDIWVPAYVTNRKGEWYVLFVPTSPNPTSGFTVVMHESKVVKSALNIEEVTSFIVSVGSDFPKADEVTRLPH; via the coding sequence ATGCTTCAGCATATCAAGCAGCTTTCCGAATATTTTTTAATCGGCGTACTCGCCATTCTGCCCATCGTGATCGTGATCGAGGTGGTTCTGTTGCTCAAGGACCTGATCGCGGGCACTTTTTTCAGCGTCTACGGCTACGTGGACAGCTATCTCTTCACCAGCATCCTGTTCGCGGTCATCGTGGTCGCATTGTCCTACATCGGTTATTCCCTGGTGCAGCGGCGCCGTTCCATCATCATTTCCACCGCCGATCTGCTGGTCGAAAAAATCCCGCTGATCAACACGATTTACCGGGTGTCCAAGAAAGTGATCGCCATGTTCAGCGGTGGAGGCGAGGGCAACAAGCGTGAAGTGGTCTATATCGAATATCCGAAGAACGATATTTGGGTGCCGGCTTACGTCACCAACCGCAAGGGTGAGTGGTATGTGCTTTTCGTGCCGACTTCGCCGAATCCGACCTCGGGATTTACGGTGGTGATGCACGAGTCCAAGGTGGTCAAGTCGGCGCTGAACATCGAGGAAGTCACCAGTTTCATCGTGAGCGTGGGCTCCGACTTCCCCAAGGCAGACGAGGTTACCCGTTTGCCGCACTGA